One Rhizoctonia solani chromosome 2, complete sequence DNA segment encodes these proteins:
- a CDS encoding start domain-containing protein, producing MAPNGHIISVSSSESYSSDSLNKGNLGNHDILSRFNNKVGATLSLGETMQLYRRSKVAQVVWSMALQRRLSTTEGGKVSQYTPVILPGGFGEMFDIPSMLFKFKVSVFGISNEEGAANIVWLAVAPEPASPGMEGLFWDRMEWKWVRPWGLDVKLQDELWDICGLGSNLPPTYGDQLGYPETHLTAMSDGARLHELWASALSDAATTLKSLVGSNGWVRVSTSNGGNGSLHKKGNVFRAVMEIDEGGCPGVDEWRAIFSSPELRKEWDVMTDKVHVLEVLDPATRVIKTDMLWDGRPISRTVHDASTIIDISTSLPRSPEEPAYLRPSPPYVRSHVHLQAWCIQLPTSTSSKTRITLFWQHDLRNAFSLSSSSPSTTLPALLPAIYSMACERATRAPLLQRWGPRSVIDAVSYDTGRAALRVDYTILPEDEHGEGNPGAGQREVELRISPLHAWEAQISTRAASEAVSNLPWTVNASRSGSGDENNNEDADRTVMRITHPPVPANSASSLKVKLVIELGGGSKGTLRINGAPHAVSSARLAPRPVLDAGFALGVGAEALSNISSSAGQANISGSVSSTPAPSTQSRAASITSTVPSGLTTSTRTAAAQKSIQTLIRRSYTYFTALLQEPDIKWRPLLESRGVTVTQLDSIDPTLVVYRAEATFVGVGVWDLLGVLGCEPARVIWEKNIEDARLIEDVSELSELWRVGWKAAWPVNPRDTIVLKTSYKSPTAAHVFSFSTSDVNLFPLIPPSELPTIRTHVDLHGFAIEALSPTTTLLTLLEQSSASNSAPWTGRGSGGVPASMVATLAGIGETVIRGGGAPPVVSRLSGAKKTRMRYDHDRGIWRIEYERSEGRTPTTASPKPEGERRRRWKQSLSGLGSRSSSLSRRAGESDEDNEGMGASVATIIPNSKRASSPSSSPESPGGRSLTPSSLSSRSLTPSSTSISSGKGIAFPTSEPSNDSNSTINGAGETSNPIPAPVPPIELELRVDPDNWAPLEIVVDPPPSAVRALRRHRLARGGGGLWITIEHAADQLSSTYGNVSGIGYAGAGGWDDRINVAVRKAAPPSPKDGNNPSIPTKDKDSPSEWEDQSSGGEGTRTPVRSAREELLRFHGERARAESTSKVMDSKSPLLADRPGHQRSNSLLTAPRIQTGRPTLVVNGARVKVDVEDLPEAEAKALAKAKRVKPMRIPLDEPPVLRTKREKPSEDVSDVAEGNEGGGVGTDGEDTGTGTGTGMVKTVMNWGMGMSSLGLGMGKMWAPAGANMGVGGPSSGEDSHTGLGITIPNVQNGVETAITSVAQPSNLLRLVTNTSAPQSTLPSAALAGERPPVATSLDALAFLTRQHSNNPTPDTIPTAGGWTPVTTKAGLTVTRRTENFLSTTLPVHRCAKVLQGVSAEDVASAISCVESRKQWDTWFDGSASAVLEEYGAGVRTEFTVLKGGFPFRDRGFYVSTLTARTTSRATSGSGSGSGTPDLIFLTSSSYNPASQSFAPGKVNPYTLPVGNMPLYGWVIETLDPYTAENYAIPSARCTLLYAWIMEVRVARSDPYSAIPVTNVKLSPYTMPPPSSPMQPPASAIEPTSSSSFLSVTSSSRKTPSNGGGSSGGTAGNSTNTSWGRASGSRFRNRARTLSSNAKRPDINSEGLIVAEFIIDPRLFPGGYDITTTSTFLSEKATQPISLLTDDDSSTTTTRIIPLRAQVFTLPVSPLRASAATTTPQSSVEVLDPLTGETRRGPEQPEWKQRLANEHAIVKVSIGPSTIKDKIRVDGSLMDVLSEKKSIVALGRAALEDDHVGYPLLGRSRGGPGPKVPNTLSWPVVAATHLYSDEPIVKAPPSEPVQKVIDEPTSTEFSPTEEGSTSAPKSPTRPAQVRRSSTSLFGFLSAYTNTVNKMPSITDAEKESKSQTQEPQPEAQALEQPKTPQWYLPNPGNSYSTDSIQP from the exons atggctcccaatggGCACATTATCTCTGTGTCTTCTTCTGAATCTTACTCAAGTGATTCACTAAACAAAGGCAACCTGGGTAATCATGATATACTATCGAGGTTCAACAACAAGGTCGGAGCTACCCTATCGTTGGGTGAAACGATGCAGCTATATCGTCGTTCAAAGGTGGCCCAGGTCGTGTGGTCGATGGCACTGCAACGTCGGCTTTCTACGACGGAGGGTGGAAAGGTATCACAGTACACTCCTGTCATCCTG CCTGGCGGTTTTGGGGAAATGTTCGATATACCCTCAATGTTGTTCAAGTTCAAAGTGTCAGTATTTGGTATTTCAAATGAAGAAGGAGCCGCGAATATTGTCTGGCTTGCAGTTGCACCTGAGCCAGCAAGTCCTGGGATGGAAGGTCTGTTCTGGGATCGTATGGAGTGGAAATGGGTTCGGCCATGGGGTCTTGACGTCAAGCTTCAGGATGAGCTATGGGATATTTG CGGTCTGGGCAGCAACCTGCCACCCACCTACGGTGATCAACTCGGTTATCCTGAGACTCAC TTGACGGCCATGTCGGATGGTGCACG ACTTCATGAATTATGGGCGTCTGCGTTATCCGATGCGGCCACCACACTCAAGAGCCTAGTTGGCTCGAATGGATGGGTGCGTGTTAGCACAAGTAATGGTGGGAACGGGTCTCTACACAAGAAAGGAAACGTGTTTCGTGCTGTGATGGAGATCGACGAAGGCGGATGCCCCGGCGTTGATGAATGGAGGGCGATATTCTCTTCGCCCGAGCTACGAAAGGAATGGGACGTCATGACAGACAAAGTTCATGTGTTGGAAGTCCTCGATCCTGCCACACGTGTAATCAAGACAGATATGCTTTGGGATGGCCGGCCAA TCTCTCGGACAGTCCATGACGCATCAACCATCATCGATATATCAACATCACTTCCTCGTTCTCCAGAAGAGCCTGCCTATCTTCGTCCTTCGCCCCCCTATGTCAGATCCCATGTGCATT TGCAAGCATGGTGTATCCAACTCCCAACCTCCACGTCTTCAAAAACGCGAATCACTCTCTTCTGGCAGCACGATCTCCGCAACGCCTTTAGTCTATCCTCTTCTTCACCGAGTACTACCCTCCCTGCTCTCCTCCCTGCTATCTATTCAATGGCCTGTGAACGAGCAACTCGGGCACCACTTCTCCAGAGGTGGGGCCCGCGATCGGTAATCGACGCAGTATCGTACGACACAGGCAGGGCGGCGTTGAGGGTTGATTACACAATCCTTCCTGAGGACGAACATGGGGAGGGGAATCCAGGGGCGGGCCAAAGAGAAGTCGAGTTGCGAATCTCTCCATTACATGCATGGGAGGCACAGATTTCAACGCGAGCAGCGAGCGAAGCTGTCTCCAATCTGCCTTGGACTGTAAATGCTTCTCGTAGTGGATCTGGTGATGAAAACAACAACGAAGACGCTGATCGGACCGTGATGCGGATCACTCATCCACCGGTCCCAGCAAACTCGGCGTCATCTCTTAAAGTCAAACTCGTCATCGAGCTCGGAGGTGGCTCAAAGGGGACATTACGGATCAACGGAGCTCCCCACGCTGTCTCTTCGGCTCGGCTCGCCCCTCGACCAGTTTTAGATGCCGGGTTTGCCTTGGGAGTAGGAGCAGAGGCTCTATCAAATATTAGTTCCAGTGCCGGACAAGCGAATATATCAGGCAGTGTATCCTCGACCCCAGCTCCCAGTACTCAATCCCGTGCAGCCAGCATTACGAGTACGGTCCCCTCTGGGCTAACGACGTCGACTCGAACCGCTGCCGCCCAAAAATCGATTCAAACTCTTATTCGCCGGTCATACACGTACTTTACGGCGTTGTTGCAAGAGCCGGACATCAAATGGCGTCCCTTGCTGGAGTCACGAGGTGTTACTGTAACACAACTCGATTCAATTGACCCCACTTTGGTAGTATATCGAGCTGAGGCCACGTTTGTGGGCGTAGGCGTATGGGACCTTTTAGGCGTACTAGGATGTGAGCCAGCACGAGTTATATGGGAGAAAAACATAGAGGATGCACGACTTATTGAGGATGTAAGCGAACTCAGCGAGCTATGGAGAGTCGGATGGAAAGCCGCCTGGCCTGTCAA TCCGAGAGACACTATTGTACTCAAGACGTCTTACAAATCGCCCACGGCAGCACACGTCTTTTCGTTCTCCACGTCTGACGTCAATCTATTCCCTTTAATTCCCCCTTCTGAGCTGCCAACAATCCGAACGCATGTGGATTTGCACGGTTTCGCCATCGAGGCACTGTCGCCTACGACTACACTCCTTACCCTGCTTGAACAGTCCTCCGCTTCCAACTCTGCTCCATGGACTGGTCGAGGATCCGGCGGTGTACCGGCTTCTATGGTCGCGACGCTGGCAGGGATCGGAGAGACTGTTATCAGAGGTGGGGGTGCGCCGCCCGTCGTTAGCAGATTGAGTGGTGCTAAGAAGACACGGATGCGCTATGACCATGACCGTGGTATCTGGAGAATCGAGTACGAGAGAAGCGAAGGACGGACTCCCACTACTGCTTCTCCCAAACCTGAAGGCGaacgaagacgaagatggAAACAGTCATTGTCGGGTTTAGGTTCTCGTTCCAGTTCCCTCTCCCGACGAGCCGGGGAAAGTGATGAGGATAACGAAGGCATGGGAGCGAGCGTTGCGACGATCATACCTAATAGCAAGAGAGCATCAAGTCCATCGAGTTCCCCAGAATCACCTGGTGGCCGGTCATTGACTCCATCAAGTTTATCAAGTCGTTCATTAACTCCGTCCTCTACATCCATCTCCTCTGGCAAGGGGATAGCATTCCCCACCTCCGAGCCTTCGAACGACAGCAACTCAACGATTAATGGTGCCGGCGAAACTTCTAATCCTATCCCAGCGCCTGTTCCACCTATCGAACTGGAACTTCGAGTCGATCCCGACAATTGGGCCCCTCTCGAAATCGTAGTCGACCCTCCACCTTCGGCCGTCCGTGCCCTTAGACGCCACCGACTTGCGAGAGGCGGTGGTGGTTTATGGATCACGATCGAGCACGCAGCTGACCAACTCTCTTCAACTTATGGAAATGTCAGCGGTATCGGTTATGCGGGAGCTGGAGGTTGGGACGACCGCATCAACGTCGCCGTTCGCAAGGCCGCCCCACCCTCTCCCAAGGATGGAAATAATCCCTCAATCCCAACGAAAGACAAAGATTCTCCGAGCGAATGGGAGGACCAAAGCTCGGGTGGAGAGGGGACAAGAACGCCTGTAAGATCCGCTCGCGAAGAGTTGCTACGATTCCATGGAGAGCGTGCCAGAGCTGAATCTACCTCTAAAGTCATGGACTCGAAGAGTCCTTTGCTCGCTGATAGACCGGGGCACCAGCGCTCCAATAGTCTTCTTACCGCTCCTCGCATACAGACCGGCCGTCCAACGCTCGTTGTCAACGGTGCTCGCGTGAAAGTAGACGTAGAGGATCTCCCTGAGGCCGAAGCAAAGGCACTAGCCAAGGCCAAAAGGGTTAAACCCATGCGGATCCCATTGGACGAACCACCAGTATTGCGGACAAAGCGTGAAAAACCCAGCGAGGACGTATCGGATGTCGCAGAAGGAAACGAAGGGGGTGGGGTGGGTACTGATGGCGAAGATACGGGGACGGGGACAGGGACGGGCATGGTGAAGACTGTTATGAACTGGGGTATGGGGATGAGCTCTTTGGGGCTTGGTATGGGTAAGATGTGGGCGCCCGCGGGTGCTAACATGGGCGTAGGTGGACCCAGCTCGGGAGAGGATTCGCATACGGGACTTGGAATCACAATACCTAACGTTCAGAATGGAGTCGAAACTGCCATCACGTCGGTCGCGCAACCATCGAATCTCTTACGACTCGTCACCAACACGAGCGCCCCCCAATCTACTCTACCGTCTGCTGCTCTGGCAGGTGAAAGGCCGCCTGTCGCTACATCTCTCGATGCACTTGCATTCCTAACTCGCCAGCACTCGAACAATCCCACGCCTGATACGATTCCGACCGCTGGTGGATGGACACCTGTGACCACCAAAGCTGGACTTACGGTAACCCGGCGTACCGAGAACTTCTTGTCGACCACGCTCCCAGTGCATCGATGCGCCAAGGTCCTACAGGGCGTTTCGGCTGAGGATGTCGCGAGCGCAATCTCGTGTGTGGAATCGAGAAAGCAGTGGGACACGTGGTTCGATGGCAGTGCAAGCGCAGTGCTCGAAGAATATGGCGCTGGCGTCCGGACGGAGTTTACTGTACTCAAGGGAGGATTTCCATTCCGTGATCGAGGATTTTACGTCTCGACACTTACTGCCCGGACCACTTCTCGCGCCACATCTGGTTCTGGCTCTGGCTCTGGCACCCCAGATTTAATTTTCCTCACATCGTCTTCGTACAACCCGGCATCTCAGTCATTCGCGCCCGGCAAAGTGAACCCATACACCCTGCCAGTCGGAAATATGCCTCTATATGGCTGGGTGATTGAGACGCTCGATCCTTATACGGCAGAGAACTATGCGATTCCCAGCGCACGTTGTACTCTCTTGTATGCGTGGATTATGGAG GTGCGGGTCGCGCGCTCCGACCCCTATAGTGCGATACCCGTC ACGAACGTGAAGCTCTCGCCATACACTATGCCACCCCCATCTTCTCCAATGCAACCCCCAGCGAGTGCGATAGAACCCACTTCAAGCTCCTCCTTTCTTTCCGTAACGAGTAGTTCGCGCAAAACACCTAGTAATGGAGGTGGTTCCAGTGGGGGGACCGCAGGAAATAGCACCAATACTAGTTGGGGGCGTGCTTCGGGATCCAGATTCCGCAACCGAGCCCGCACTCTCTCCTCGAATGCCAAGCGGCCCGATATAAACTCTGAGGGTTTGATTGTCGCCGAGTTTATCATCGATCCGAGGCTATTCCCGGGCGGCTACGACATCACGACTACATCCACGTTCCTCTCTGAGAAAGCTACTCAGCCGATATCTCTTCTAACTGACGACGATAGCTCCACAACAACAACACGAATAATACCACTGCGCGCTCAAGTATTCACTCTTCCTGTTTCTCCACTTCGCGCGTCTGCGGCGACAACTACCCCCCAGTCGTCAGTTG AAGTTCTGGATCCTCTCACTGGTGAGACACGCCGCGGCCCTGAACAACCCGAATGGAAGCAGAGACTAGCAAACGAGCATGCAATCGTTAAAGTCAGTATCGGGCCGAGTACCATCAAGGACAAGATTCGAGTTGACGGGAGCCTTATGGATGTTTTGAGCGAGAAGAAGTCAATTGTTGCCCTTGGAAGGGCCGCTCTAGAAGACGATCACGTCGGTTACCCACTGCTGGGTCG CTCGAGAGGTGGGCCTGGACCCAAGGTCCCGAACACGCTTTCTTGGCCTGTGGTCGCTGCCACCCACTTGTATTCAGATGAACCCATAGTCAAAGCCCCGCCCTCCGAACCCGTACAGAAAGTTATTGATGAACCAACCTCTACGGAATTTTCGCCGACAGAGGAGGGCTCGACCTCG GCTCCCAAATCTCCCACACGGCCTGCGCAAGTTCGTCGCTCTTCTACGTCGCTCTTTGGATTCCTCTCCGCATATACCAACACAGTAAACAAGATGCCGTCCATTACGGATGCCGAAAAGGAATCAAAGTCCCAAACACAAGAGCCTCAGCCCGAAGCTCAGGCTCTCGAGCAGCCCAAGACCCCGCAGTGGTACCTACCGAACCCAGGCAACTCTTACTCGACCGACAGCATTCAACCATGA
- a CDS encoding short chain dehydrogenase: MPIANLSGKVIIITGANLGIGLEAARALADMGAQIVLACCDKSKGEEARKEIIKSTGNLNVELEILDCGSFASLCILGQVGEEDFKKDGTSGVVNGVAAPALQDGRMEGNHCALLSSRHSEDFNLVLAYWEGAINVVWLSIAPEPVTPGMEGLLWACKVDVVKTWTLDLQLQDELWDIWCKETDAPLL; this comes from the exons ATGCCTATTGCCAATCTTTCCGGCAAAGTTATTATAATCACTGGCGCAAATTTGGGTATTGGACTGGAAGCTGCTCGCGCTCTGGCAGACATGGGCGCTCAGATTGTCTTGGCATGTTGTGACAAATCAAaaggagaagaagcaagGAAAGAGATAATCAAGAGTACCGGCAATTTGAATGTTGAGCTTGAGatccttgattgtggaagcTTTGCAAGTCTGTGCATTCTTGGGCAGGTGGGAGAAGAGGATTTCAAGAAGG ATGGCACAAGTGGTGTGGTCAATGGTGTTGCAGCGCCGGCTCTCCAGGATGGAAGGATGGAAGGGAATCACTGTGCACTCCTGTCATCCAG GCATAGTGAGGACTTCAATCTAGTCTTGGCCTACTG GGAGGGAGCTATAAATGTTGTATGGCTCTCTATTGCACCTGAACCAGTAACGCCTGGGATGGAAGGTCTGTTGTGGGCTTGCAAAGTGGATGTGGTTAAGACATGGACTCTCGATCTACAACTCCAGGATGAACTGTGGGATATCTGGTGCAAAGAGACTGATGCACCGCTATTGTAG
- a CDS encoding Retrovirus-related Pol polyprotein from transposon, which produces MWKPPEHLHRLSRSELGLRTTREHCSTTSKQVPSTSTALDTFQPTARHPLTSPNHSIDLSNSTNAARSPDSTTSSPRTHQDTCEHGPMTNYSKATPSTSSSAQPRSTTLPIPRPQSRYSPDMNDNCVHLENALRMYLDMNNNHANNTETTSNSSERSQQSSHRWNISNERSQHENNNLTVLDAHKVAAVNKDIFRQAHDSSIHTSKERFRERDAPFRPSHRCKEAVSSSPSTHEVRTATTQRERVESYMDDRHKRSYQLLSSEQSSPKDIYSPSTKRMSPYIPRDPPYTASDPSYALSDPPYSLIDHKTEDPVDPLNHSISYDTMRDNYLVNNMDNGCEASGSQLSFEPDTESKYLPATVRQPEEWHTKTKTRRGQATVSSQCSPDQAISYNRCYKSVAESLDLSKYAPTVAVQLDEWLVQPRTWQHEETTSSQHSPEQVALHDSRSSSATSSPELRKYLPYLPDTPAYAITDKEIADYSFQPASAGLISETRLDPEISRARRALWRLARNLYNLPMPTQQDSYTPTNHVKHGPYIYLSY; this is translated from the coding sequence ATGTGGAAACCTCCAGAACACTTGCACAGATTGTCTAGATCTGAATTAGGGCTTCGGACAACAAGGGAACATTGCTCTACAACGTCCAAACAGGTGCCGTCAACAAGCACTGCCTTGGATACCTTTCAGCCCACTGCTCGACACCCTCTTACCTCTCCTAATCACTCCATCGACCTCAGCAACAGTACTAATGCTGCCAGGTCGCCCGACTCAACGACTTCGTCGCCGAGAACCCATCAAGACACTTGCGAACATGGTCCGATGACCAATTACTCTAAAGCTACCCCTTCCACTTCCTCATCAGCTCAGCCCCGGTCGACAACGCTCCCTATACCAAGACCCCAATCGCGCTACTCACCAGATATGAACGACAATTGTGTACATTTAGAAAATGCTCTTAGGATGTACTTAGATATGAATAATAATCATGCAAACAACACTGAGACTACGTCTAACTCAAGTGAACGCTCCCAACAGAGCTCTCACCGCTGGAACATTAGTAACGAACGCTCCCAGCATGAGAACAACAACCTCACGGTCTTGGATGCGCACAAAGTAGCAGCAGTTAACAAGGATATATTTCGTCAAGCACATGATAGTAGCATACATACATCTAAGGAACGGTTCAGAGAGCGCGACGCACCTTTCAGACCAAGCCATCGTTGCAAGGAAGCTGTCTCATCGTCTCCATCAACTCATGAGGTCCGCACGGCTACAACGCAGCGTGAACGTGTTGAAAGCTATATGGACGACCGTCACAAACGTTCATATCAACTATTAAGCTCTGAACAATCATCGCCGAAAGATATTTACTCACCGTCAACTAAGAGAATGTCGCCGTACATCCCACGCGACCCACCGTATACTGCAAGTGACCCATCGTACGCCCTAAGCGATCCGCCGTACAGCTTGATCGACCACAAGACTGAGGATCCAGTCGATCCTTTGAATCATAGCATCAGCTATGATACAATGCGGGATAACTACCTGGTCAACAACATGGACAACGGCTGCGAAGCCTCAGGCAGTCAACTAAGCTTTgaacctgatacagagtctAAGTACTTACCCGCAACGGTAAGACAGCCAGAGGaatggcacactaagactaAGACTCGACGAGGTCAGGCAACGGTTAGCTCCCAATGCTCGCCAGACCAAGCTATATCATACAACCGCTGCTACAAATCAGTTGCAGAGAGTTTGGATTTAAGCAAGTACGCACCAACAGTTGCAGTACAGCTAGACGAATGGCTGGTACAGCCTAGAACATGGCAGCACGAGGAGACTACTAGCTCCCAACACTCGCCAGAACAGGTTGCACTGCACGATAGCCGTAGTTCATCGGCAACTAGCAGTCCAGAACTAAGGAAGTACTTACCGTATTTGCCTGATACCCCCGCGTACGCGATTACAGATAAGGAAATAGCAGACTATTCGTTTCAGCCTGCTAGTGCCGGACTTATCTCTGAGACCCGATTGGACCCGGAAATTAGCCGAGCCAGAAGAGCACTTTGGCGGTTGGCACGCAACTTATATAATCTACCCATGCCGACTCAGCAAGACAGTTACACTCCAACCAATCATGTGAAACATGGGCCGTACATTTATTTGAGTTACTAG